One Simonsiella muelleri ATCC 29453 DNA window includes the following coding sequences:
- a CDS encoding ABC transporter ATP-binding protein gives MQNNLVPFIEFRGVGKQYDGKYAVRDLDLTIYQSEFFVLVGGSGSGKSTTLRMINALIEPTDGNVYLHGKRIKDYDIRQLRHQIGYVLQQIALFPTMTVAENIELMPDVLGWPKAERKTRVNELLELVELDPAHYRDRYPHELSGGEQQRIGILRAIAAKPQVLLMDEPFSALDPLVRTVLQDQIAMIHQKFGTTIVFVTHDMQEAAKLACRIGVMHNGKLVQIDTPEEIKKQPANDYVQSLFSTADAPDAERIIHQFLRLDKQGQEAVRRAVL, from the coding sequence ATGCAAAATAATCTTGTTCCGTTTATCGAATTTCGCGGCGTAGGCAAGCAGTATGACGGCAAATATGCCGTGCGCGATTTGGACTTGACTATTTATCAGAGTGAATTTTTCGTGTTGGTGGGTGGCTCAGGCAGCGGTAAATCGACCACTTTACGCATGATTAACGCACTGATTGAACCGACCGACGGCAATGTTTATCTGCACGGCAAACGGATTAAAGACTACGACATCCGCCAGCTCCGCCACCAAATTGGTTACGTATTGCAGCAAATCGCCCTGTTCCCCACTATGACCGTCGCGGAAAATATCGAACTCATGCCTGACGTACTGGGCTGGCCGAAAGCCGAACGCAAAACGCGTGTGAATGAATTATTGGAGCTGGTGGAACTTGACCCTGCGCACTATCGCGACCGCTATCCGCACGAACTTTCCGGCGGTGAACAGCAGCGCATCGGTATTTTGCGAGCCATTGCAGCCAAGCCCCAAGTTCTGCTGATGGACGAACCGTTTTCAGCACTTGACCCGCTGGTACGCACCGTGCTGCAAGACCAAATTGCTATGATTCACCAAAAATTTGGCACCACTATCGTTTTCGTTACCCATGATATGCAGGAAGCCGCCAAACTCGCTTGCCGTATCGGTGTAATGCATAATGGCAAACTGGTACAAATCGACACACCTGAAGAAATCAAAAAGCAGCCGGCAAATGATTATGTGCAATCGCTGTTTTCCACCGCCGATGCACCCGATGCCGAACGCATCATCCACCAATTCTTACGGTTGGATAAACAGGGACAGGAAGCTGTGAGAAGGGCAGTGTTATGA
- a CDS encoding NAD(P)H-dependent flavin oxidoreductase, translating into MSISSLVEKLKLRLPIVQAPMAGGATTPELVSAVSEAGALGFIGGGYLIPQDLIAHAEAVRAKTGRPFGINLFVLTREQSTRLTDPMPAWLTNVYHRRGLPLPKQPQALPIFDDQFEALLNIQPAVASFSFGILNDEHVRALKAKNIAIVGTANHAEEAKYWEDIGADAVCVQGAEAGGHRGGFTEQYVNQPMGLMSLMTQCRQSVRIPLWAAGGLMTGQAVAAVRNMGAEAAQMGTAFLSTRESGINRAYKNALFDVRRAITAHTKLFTGKPARMLINRYIRENMANENNTASYPQQHAYTQSLRSAAAQQGDVEYMALYAGKGVGLCRDMRVADLIDALEKEYLGAIGAEVPESNRKSSISYIED; encoded by the coding sequence ATGTCCATCTCGTCTTTGGTAGAGAAACTCAAGCTGCGATTGCCCATTGTGCAAGCCCCAATGGCAGGCGGTGCGACCACGCCCGAATTGGTGTCAGCAGTCAGCGAAGCAGGGGCGTTGGGCTTTATTGGTGGCGGCTACCTGATTCCACAAGACCTGATTGCACATGCCGAAGCCGTCCGCGCCAAAACAGGGCGACCTTTTGGGATTAATTTATTTGTATTAACTCGTGAACAAAGCACGCGTTTAACCGACCCCATGCCAGCATGGCTAACTAATGTGTATCATAGACGCGGTTTACCCCTACCCAAGCAGCCACAAGCCCTTCCCATTTTTGATGACCAATTTGAAGCTTTATTAAACATTCAACCTGCTGTTGCATCGTTTAGTTTTGGTATTTTGAATGATGAACACGTCCGCGCATTAAAAGCAAAAAACATCGCCATCGTAGGTACGGCTAATCACGCTGAAGAAGCAAAATATTGGGAAGATATCGGTGCTGATGCTGTATGCGTGCAAGGTGCAGAAGCGGGTGGGCATCGTGGTGGATTTACCGAGCAGTATGTTAATCAACCTATGGGTTTGATGTCGCTGATGACGCAATGTCGCCAAAGCGTGCGCATTCCGTTGTGGGCGGCTGGTGGTTTGATGACGGGGCAAGCAGTTGCTGCTGTTCGCAATATGGGTGCAGAAGCCGCGCAAATGGGGACCGCATTTTTGAGTACACGTGAATCGGGCATTAATCGTGCCTATAAAAACGCTTTATTTGATGTGCGCCGTGCCATTACAGCGCACACCAAATTATTCACAGGTAAACCAGCGCGGATGTTAATCAATCGCTATATCCGCGAAAACATGGCAAATGAAAACAATACCGCCAGTTATCCACAACAACATGCCTACACCCAATCTTTGCGTTCGGCAGCTGCCCAACAAGGCGATGTAGAATACATGGCGTTATATGCTGGAAAAGGCGTGGGTTTGTGTCGTGATATGCGTGTAGCGGATTTAATTGACGCGTTGGAAAAGGAGTATTTGGGTGCAATCGGTGCGGAAGTGCCTGAAAGCAATCGTAAATCAAGTATCAGTTATATTGAAGATTGA
- the coaD gene encoding pantetheine-phosphate adenylyltransferase: protein MIQPIHRKAVYAGSFDPPTNGHLWMIAEAQLLFDELVVAIGINPNKHSTYSIEERQEMLQRITANFLNVTVSVFENEFLVNYASSIDASFIVRGIRSGVDYEYERAIRYINADLQPNIQTVFLMPPREIAEISSTMVKGLVGPKDWQQIVRRYVPPAVYDKIILDKQT from the coding sequence ATGATTCAACCAATACATAGAAAAGCAGTATATGCTGGTAGTTTTGACCCTCCCACTAATGGTCATCTTTGGATGATTGCCGAAGCACAACTATTATTTGATGAATTAGTGGTGGCAATTGGTATTAATCCCAATAAGCACAGTACTTATTCCATTGAAGAACGTCAAGAAATGCTCCAAAGAATTACCGCTAATTTTCTTAATGTAACGGTAAGTGTGTTTGAAAACGAATTTTTGGTTAATTATGCCTCTAGTATTGATGCGTCTTTTATTGTGCGTGGTATCCGAAGTGGTGTAGATTATGAATACGAACGTGCTATTCGTTACATCAATGCTGACTTACAACCTAATATCCAAACTGTTTTTCTAATGCCACCAAGAGAAATTGCTGAAATTTCTTCTACAATGGTAAAAGGTTTGGTTGGCCCTAAAGATTGGCAACAGATTGTTCGGCGATATGTGCCACCTGCTGTGTATGACAAAATAATTTTAGATAAACAAACATAA
- a CDS encoding ABC transporter permease/substrate-binding protein: protein MFSSLNVTPAELWQMLFTHLWLSGLALLAAVAIAVPAAVLFARRQRAAEAVLQFTNILQTIPSLALLGLLIPFVGIGSPPVLIALTLYALLPIFQNTYLGLTQIDQSIQDAYTSFGLSRWQSLCRIELPMALPAMISGIRTAAVLIVGTATLAALIGAGGLGNLILLGIDRNNMTMTFTGALLSALLAVGVSGIIGLLQKSRRKLPLIFALAVGFGVLGLSQVSFTPATQNVVIAGKMGSEPDILINMYKLLIEHENPNIKVTVKPNFGKTTFLFNALKSGKINIYPEFTGTVLEALVQVKPEQKNRHLSPTETYQRGKQLLAEQYQLEFLLPMSYQNTYALAVKESYGASHQLKTISDLKQVAPDIRAGFSLEFTDRADGYKGMQSAGISLKHIVSLEPALRYTALLNDKIDLVEAFSTDAELKQYQLRLLKDDISLFPAYQGAPLMKAEFAEKNPQIVTALNRLAGKISEEEMSEMNYRVKVQGTSAENVARDYLKKNGFLQSAEGFGKVVVANE from the coding sequence ATGTTCTCATCCCTAAACGTTACCCCGGCAGAACTCTGGCAAATGCTGTTTACGCATTTATGGCTTTCCGGCCTGGCTTTACTCGCGGCAGTGGCGATTGCAGTGCCTGCGGCCGTGTTGTTTGCGCGCAGACAGCGGGCAGCGGAAGCGGTATTGCAGTTCACCAATATATTGCAAACCATTCCGTCTTTGGCGCTGCTGGGTTTGCTGATTCCGTTTGTCGGTATCGGTTCACCGCCCGTCTTGATTGCGCTCACGCTATACGCGCTGTTGCCTATTTTTCAAAATACCTATTTGGGGCTGACCCAAATCGACCAATCGATTCAAGATGCGTACACCTCATTCGGACTATCGCGCTGGCAATCATTGTGTCGGATTGAGCTGCCGATGGCTTTGCCTGCCATGATTTCGGGCATTCGTACGGCGGCGGTGCTGATTGTCGGCACGGCAACACTGGCTGCTTTAATCGGTGCAGGCGGTTTGGGCAACCTGATTCTGCTCGGCATTGACCGCAACAACATGACAATGACGTTTACCGGCGCATTGCTCTCCGCGTTACTGGCTGTCGGAGTAAGCGGAATTATCGGGCTATTGCAAAAATCGCGACGCAAGCTGCCGCTTATCTTTGCATTGGCAGTAGGATTTGGTGTACTCGGTCTTTCACAGGTTTCGTTTACGCCTGCTACGCAAAACGTAGTGATTGCTGGCAAAATGGGTAGCGAGCCTGATATTCTAATTAACATGTATAAGTTATTGATTGAACATGAAAATCCGAACATCAAGGTTACAGTCAAACCTAATTTTGGCAAAACCACTTTCCTATTTAACGCACTGAAAAGCGGTAAAATCAACATTTATCCTGAATTTACTGGGACGGTGTTGGAGGCGTTAGTACAAGTAAAGCCTGAACAGAAGAACCGCCATCTGTCTCCAACTGAAACCTATCAACGGGGCAAACAATTATTAGCGGAACAATATCAGCTAGAATTTCTGCTGCCGATGTCTTATCAGAACACTTACGCATTGGCGGTCAAAGAAAGTTACGGTGCATCGCACCAACTGAAGACAATAAGCGACTTGAAGCAGGTTGCGCCCGATATCCGAGCAGGTTTCTCACTGGAGTTTACCGATCGAGCGGATGGTTACAAAGGCATGCAGTCTGCAGGTATCTCGCTGAAACATATTGTTAGCTTGGAACCTGCTTTACGCTATACCGCATTGTTGAATGACAAAATCGACTTGGTTGAAGCCTTTTCTACCGATGCTGAGTTGAAACAATATCAGTTGCGCCTACTGAAAGATGATATTTCCCTGTTTCCTGCTTATCAGGGTGCGCCATTGATGAAAGCAGAATTTGCCGAAAAAAATCCTCAAATTGTGACCGCACTTAACCGATTGGCGGGGAAAATTAGCGAAGAAGAAATGAGCGAGATGAACTACCGCGTAAAAGTGCAAGGCACAAGCGCAGAAAACGTGGCTCGGGATTATTTGAAGAAAAACGGTTTTTTACAAAGTGCGGAGGGATTTGGTAAAGTCGTGGTGGCAAATGAATAG
- the ileS gene encoding isoleucine--tRNA ligase: MTDYSKTVNLHESPFPMRGNLAKREPAWVKQWQDQKRYQKLRQIAQGRPKFILHDGPPYANGDIHIGHAVNKILKDIIIRSKTLAGFDAPYVPGWDCHGLPIEVMVEKLHGKDMPHSKFRELCREYATEQIARQKKDFIRLGVVGDWEKPYLTMDFKTEADTVRTLGEIYKAGYLYLGSKPVQFCLDCGSSLAEAEVEYKDKVSPAIDVKYLFNDNAALAKAFRLPEISGECFAVIWTTTPWTLPASQAISAGADIVYQLIDTPKGKLVLAKDLAEDALKRYELSGSVLAETTGAALENLKATHPFLDREIPILNGDHVTTDAGTGLVHTAPAHGLEDYVVSNKYGIKLYNPVNAQGCFISEVPRLAGMHVFKQGNDAIIEWLKENDRLLKHDKIEHSYAHCWRHKTPLIYRATSQWFIGMDKAGTNGTTLRNNALKAVDDTEFFPAWGRARLQAMIEGRPDWVVSRQRFWGTPMALFAHKETGELHPNSAELLEKVAQKIEQKGINAWFELDKSELLSPEDCEQYDKLPDTMDVWFDSGSTHYSVLKQRDELAHPADLYLEGSDQHRGWFQSSMLTGCATLGRAPYKQLLTHGFVVDQNGRKMSKSIGNVVAPQEVYNEFGADILRLWAANTDYSGELAISKEILKRVTEIYRRIRNTLSFLFANLKDFNPIEDAIPQADMVEIDRYALVLARQLQEKLAGEYYPRYAFHFAVQELVQFCSEDLGAFYLDILKDRLYTTKANSHARRSAQTALYHITRSLVLLMSPILCFTAEEAWELIGGGEEDSVLYHTWHEFPTMLAASETALLEKWTAIREARSAVSAAIEPLRVSKEVGSSLQAEVVLTAPENVFAALETLGDELKFVMLVSKIQLVQGDELSATVTSSQEQKCERCWHYVASVGSVAQHPTLCARCVENIDGNGENRIYA, translated from the coding sequence ATGACCGATTATTCCAAAACCGTGAACCTCCACGAATCCCCCTTTCCCATGCGTGGCAATCTTGCCAAACGTGAACCCGCTTGGGTCAAACAATGGCAAGACCAAAAACGTTACCAAAAATTGCGCCAAATCGCACAAGGTCGTCCGAAATTCATTTTGCATGATGGCCCACCGTATGCCAACGGCGATATTCACATCGGACACGCTGTCAATAAAATTTTAAAAGACATCATTATCCGCAGTAAAACACTGGCGGGTTTTGATGCACCTTATGTTCCAGGCTGGGATTGCCACGGTTTACCTATTGAAGTGATGGTAGAAAAATTGCATGGCAAAGACATGCCACACAGCAAATTCCGCGAATTATGCCGTGAATACGCCACAGAACAAATTGCACGTCAGAAAAAAGATTTCATTCGTTTGGGTGTGGTGGGTGATTGGGAAAAACCTTATTTAACCATGGATTTCAAAACCGAAGCCGACACGGTTCGCACTTTAGGCGAAATCTACAAAGCAGGTTATTTGTATCTCGGTTCAAAACCTGTGCAATTCTGTTTGGATTGTGGTTCATCGCTTGCCGAAGCAGAAGTGGAATACAAAGACAAAGTTTCGCCTGCCATTGACGTGAAATATTTATTTAATGATAACGCGGCTTTGGCAAAGGCTTTCAGGCTGCCTGAAATTTCAGGCGAATGTTTTGCCGTGATTTGGACAACGACACCTTGGACATTACCAGCCAGCCAAGCCATTTCAGCAGGCGCAGATATTGTTTACCAATTGATTGACACGCCAAAAGGCAAATTAGTGTTGGCGAAAGATTTGGCGGAAGACGCGTTGAAACGCTACGAGCTTTCAGGCAGCGTGTTGGCGGAAACGACTGGCGCGGCGTTAGAAAATTTGAAAGCCACACACCCATTTTTAGACCGTGAAATCCCAATTTTAAATGGCGATCACGTTACCACGGACGCGGGTACGGGTTTGGTTCACACCGCGCCTGCACACGGTTTGGAAGACTATGTTGTATCCAATAAATACGGCATCAAATTGTATAATCCTGTCAATGCGCAAGGCTGTTTTATCAGCGAAGTACCACGTTTGGCAGGTATGCACGTGTTCAAACAAGGCAATGATGCGATTATTGAATGGTTAAAAGAAAACGACCGTTTATTGAAACACGATAAAATTGAACACAGCTACGCGCATTGCTGGCGACACAAAACACCGTTGATTTACCGCGCAACAAGCCAATGGTTTATCGGTATGGACAAAGCGGGAACAAACGGCACAACACTTCGCAACAACGCGTTAAAAGCCGTTGACGATACGGAATTTTTCCCAGCTTGGGGGCGTGCGCGTTTACAAGCGATGATTGAAGGTCGCCCTGATTGGGTGGTTTCACGCCAACGTTTTTGGGGAACACCAATGGCTCTGTTTGCCCACAAAGAAACGGGCGAATTACACCCCAATTCAGCCGAATTATTGGAAAAAGTTGCCCAAAAAATTGAACAAAAAGGCATTAACGCTTGGTTTGAATTGGATAAATCCGAATTGTTGTCGCCCGAAGATTGCGAACAATACGACAAATTGCCCGATACGATGGACGTTTGGTTTGATTCAGGCAGCACGCATTATTCTGTTTTAAAACAACGTGATGAATTGGCACACCCAGCCGACCTTTATTTGGAAGGTTCTGACCAACATCGCGGTTGGTTTCAATCGTCCATGCTAACAGGTTGCGCGACTTTGGGACGCGCTCCATACAAACAACTTCTGACACACGGCTTTGTGGTAGACCAAAACGGTCGCAAAATGTCTAAATCCATCGGCAACGTGGTTGCTCCACAGGAAGTTTACAACGAATTTGGTGCGGATATTTTGCGTTTATGGGCAGCAAATACTGATTATTCGGGCGAATTAGCGATTTCTAAAGAAATTTTGAAGCGCGTTACTGAAATTTATCGCCGTATTCGCAATACATTAAGTTTCTTATTTGCGAATTTGAAAGATTTTAATCCAATTGAAGACGCGATTCCACAAGCAGATATGGTGGAAATTGACCGTTATGCGCTTGTTTTAGCACGTCAATTACAAGAAAAATTGGCTGGTGAATATTATCCACGTTATGCTTTCCACTTTGCGGTACAAGAATTGGTGCAATTCTGTTCGGAAGATTTGGGTGCGTTCTATTTGGATATTTTGAAAGACCGTTTGTACACCACCAAAGCCAATAGCCATGCACGCCGTTCAGCACAAACCGCGTTGTATCACATCACGCGTAGTTTGGTGTTGTTGATGTCGCCGATTTTGTGTTTCACAGCCGAAGAAGCGTGGGAATTAATTGGCGGTGGCGAAGAAGACAGCGTTCTGTATCACACTTGGCACGAATTTCCAACCATGCTAGCCGCGAGCGAAACCGCTTTGCTGGAAAAATGGACAGCCATCCGCGAAGCACGTTCCGCCGTCAGTGCCGCTATTGAACCGCTACGCGTCAGCAAAGAAGTTGGTTCATCGCTGCAAGCCGAAGTGGTTTTAACTGCACCTGAAAATGTGTTTGCTGCACTGGAAACATTGGGCGATGAATTGAAATTTGTGATGCTGGTTTCCAAAATTCAATTGGTTCAAGGCGATGAATTAAGCGCAACCGTTACCTCAAGCCAAGAACAAAAATGTGAACGTTGTTGGCATTATGTCGCAAGTGTAGGCAGCGTGGCGCAACATCCTACATTGTGTGCGCGTTGCGTGGAAAATATTGACGGAAATGGCGAAAACCGTATTTATGCTTGA
- a CDS encoding helix-turn-helix domain-containing protein, with amino-acid sequence MHPEMIKARLRMAGYTLADVARMTNVDASAVRLALRKPSLSGEKAIATVMQKPLHELFPERWTKDGQRIRPRYRHLYEEAA; translated from the coding sequence ATGCACCCTGAAATGATTAAAGCAAGGCTGCGTATGGCAGGTTACACATTGGCAGACGTAGCAAGAATGACAAATGTGGACGCATCAGCAGTTCGTTTGGCTTTAAGGAAGCCAAGTTTATCGGGCGAAAAAGCGATTGCAACAGTTATGCAAAAGCCATTACATGAATTATTCCCTGAGCGTTGGACAAAAGATGGTCAGCGCATTCGCCCACGTTATCGTCATTTATATGAAGAGGC
- a CDS encoding Fur family transcriptional regulator produces the protein MVIAKEKILADCISRGAQVTPLREQVLDIVLQLDGVIKAYTVLAQMQRVSQNVVAPPTAYRALDFWADLGVLHKIPAVNGYILCHHAQHECNHHCNDVHEHNSSFILVCTECGAVDEQSLNQEWAALRTGVERSGFSLKEEHVVLTGVCAKCQHHLDLD, from the coding sequence ATGGTCATCGCAAAAGAAAAAATTTTAGCTGATTGCATCTCGCGCGGCGCACAAGTTACCCCATTACGAGAACAAGTATTGGACATCGTGTTACAACTTGACGGCGTCATCAAAGCATACACCGTTTTAGCACAAATGCAGCGTGTCAGCCAAAATGTCGTTGCACCTCCCACCGCTTATCGCGCACTGGATTTTTGGGCAGACTTGGGCGTGTTACACAAAATTCCTGCCGTCAATGGCTATATTTTATGCCACCATGCACAACATGAATGCAATCATCATTGCAATGATGTGCACGAACATAACAGCAGCTTTATTTTGGTTTGCACCGAATGCGGCGCAGTTGATGAACAAAGTTTAAATCAAGAATGGGCAGCCTTACGCACAGGCGTAGAACGATCAGGTTTTTCATTAAAAGAAGAACACGTTGTTTTGACTGGCGTTTGTGCCAAATGTCAGCATCATTTAGATTTAGATTAA
- a CDS encoding S24 family peptidase, translating into MSSKYKKSAAELVELAKDLNEQGSELRLPKTPAGIQYRADKEKWDYDEVPTQGGKNGLKKIYNLPSYLIDELEKKGLSHLLKMGNDAPAVVAPKAVQPIQPTQPVPDFMRQMVSEYDEWAKSQDISAIVPVRYHTNVFGSAGNGYAMLDNVNTESMWFRASFFDVLGVPPSRCFCTRVKGDSMHPTIIDRGTVMWAMQSVYTSEGIYLFRQVNELRIKRLQRVNSHTYRIISDNKAFYPVETLDLREMESHEFEIYGRYLWDCAIRP; encoded by the coding sequence ATGAGCAGTAAATACAAAAAAAGTGCAGCCGAATTGGTTGAGTTGGCAAAAGATTTAAACGAACAAGGTAGTGAATTGCGCTTGCCTAAAACACCAGCAGGTATTCAATATCGCGCCGACAAAGAAAAATGGGATTATGATGAAGTCCCTACACAAGGTGGAAAAAACGGATTAAAAAAAATTTACAACTTACCAAGTTATCTGATTGATGAATTAGAGAAAAAAGGCTTATCCCATTTGCTGAAAATGGGTAATGATGCACCTGCCGTGGTTGCACCCAAAGCGGTTCAGCCCATTCAGCCAACCCAGCCTGTACCCGATTTCATGCGCCAAATGGTGTCAGAATACGATGAGTGGGCAAAATCGCAAGACATCAGCGCCATCGTCCCCGTGCGTTACCACACCAACGTGTTTGGCAGCGCAGGCAACGGCTACGCCATGCTGGACAACGTCAATACCGAATCCATGTGGTTTCGCGCATCATTTTTTGATGTGCTGGGCGTACCGCCATCACGTTGTTTCTGCACGCGCGTCAAAGGCGACAGCATGCACCCCACCATCATAGACAGAGGGACAGTCATGTGGGCAATGCAAAGTGTTTACACATCAGAAGGCATTTATTTATTTAGACAAGTCAATGAATTGCGAATTAAACGTTTGCAGCGCGTAAACAGCCACACCTACCGCATCATCAGCGACAACAAAGCGTTTTATCCAGTAGAAACATTGGACTTACGCGAAATGGAAAGCCACGAATTTGAGATTTACGGACGTTACCTGTGGGATTGTGCAATACGCCCGTAA
- a CDS encoding NAD(P)H-binding protein, with product MNLAITGSSGNIGGMVARHISTRGLPLILPLRNPTKVPYLSNCEARRFAYGDLELAKQALNEVDVLFMVSAAESPTREQEHLTLVQAASEAGVQHIVYLSFAQVALDSTFTLLARTHAVTENAIRQTNMRYTFLLDNFYSEMMATIANADSIIAGPADDGRVACVSQRDVAQAAANVIADIACGNHRHDNQTYTLTGSQSLNFAEIAAVLTEITSKPYRYHNETVEEAFASRKAEYSDTPDWQIEAWVSTYTAIAKGEFAAISDDLPQLLGWASLNFEDVVKAQYAK from the coding sequence ATGAATCTAGCCATAACTGGTTCCAGCGGCAACATCGGCGGCATGGTCGCCCGACACATCAGCACACGCGGTCTGCCGCTTATTCTGCCACTGCGTAACCCCACCAAAGTGCCCTACCTGTCGAACTGCGAGGCACGACGTTTTGCCTATGGCGATTTGGAGCTTGCCAAGCAGGCTTTAAATGAGGTGGACGTGCTGTTTATGGTGTCCGCTGCCGAAAGCCCAACGCGTGAACAAGAGCATTTGACTTTGGTGCAGGCTGCTTCGGAAGCGGGCGTGCAACACATTGTCTATCTCTCTTTTGCTCAAGTGGCGTTGGACAGCACCTTCACGCTGCTGGCGCGTACCCATGCGGTTACTGAAAATGCAATCCGGCAAACAAATATGCGCTACACCTTTCTGCTCGACAATTTTTACAGTGAGATGATGGCAACGATTGCCAACGCAGACAGCATCATCGCTGGCCCTGCTGATGATGGGCGCGTTGCCTGCGTTTCACAGCGTGATGTCGCCCAAGCAGCGGCAAACGTTATCGCCGACATCGCATGCGGCAACCACCGTCACGACAATCAGACCTACACGCTGACCGGTTCCCAATCATTAAACTTCGCTGAAATAGCCGCCGTCTTAACCGAAATCACCAGCAAACCGTACCGCTACCACAATGAAACCGTGGAAGAAGCCTTCGCCAGCCGCAAAGCTGAATATTCTGACACACCCGATTGGCAGATTGAAGCGTGGGTTTCCACCTACACCGCCATTGCCAAAGGCGAATTCGCTGCCATTTCAGACGACCTACCACAGTTGTTGGGATGGGCATCGCTTAATTTTGAAGATGTAGTAAAGGCACAATATGCAAAATAA